In Sphingobacteriaceae bacterium, one genomic interval encodes:
- a CDS encoding M20/M25/M40 family metallo-hydrolase — protein sequence MSSKNKKKSKSILNSKSTQFLYNYLNNSSPTGFESTGQKIWLDYLKPYIDDYMVDTYGTAVGIINPKANYKVVIEAHADEISWFVHYITKDGFIYLCRNGGSDHQIAPSKRVNIHTDKGIVKAVFGWPAIHVREPGKEETPTLKNIFLDLGCKSDKEVAELGVHVGCVVTYEDELMELNNRYYTGRALDNRIGGFMIAEVARLLKENKDKLPFGLYIVNAVQEEVGLNGATMISRTIKPNVAIVTDVCHDTQTPMMNKISSGDLSCGKGPVLSYAPAVQNNLLKLIITAAKKSKIDFQRLAAARVTGTDTDAFAFSAEGVASALISLPLRYMHTTVESVDKNDVENVIKLIYASLKEIKNNQDFRYIK from the coding sequence ATGTCAAGTAAAAACAAAAAAAAATCTAAGAGTATTTTGAATTCGAAATCCACTCAATTTTTATATAATTATCTCAATAATTCTTCACCAACCGGCTTTGAAAGTACAGGTCAAAAAATTTGGTTGGACTATTTAAAACCATACATAGATGATTATATGGTTGACACCTATGGTACAGCTGTTGGTATTATTAATCCGAAAGCTAATTATAAAGTAGTTATAGAAGCGCACGCAGACGAAATAAGCTGGTTTGTTCACTATATCACAAAAGACGGTTTTATTTATTTGTGCAGAAATGGCGGAAGCGATCATCAAATCGCTCCATCTAAGCGAGTAAACATTCATACGGATAAGGGCATTGTAAAAGCTGTGTTTGGCTGGCCTGCCATTCACGTTAGAGAGCCGGGCAAAGAGGAAACGCCTACCTTAAAAAATATCTTTTTGGATCTGGGCTGTAAATCTGATAAGGAAGTTGCTGAACTGGGTGTACATGTTGGATGTGTTGTAACTTATGAAGATGAATTGATGGAACTGAATAATCGTTATTACACTGGCCGGGCTCTTGATAACCGTATTGGTGGATTTATGATTGCTGAAGTAGCCCGTTTGTTAAAGGAAAATAAAGATAAATTGCCTTTTGGACTTTATATTGTTAATGCCGTTCAGGAAGAGGTGGGCTTAAACGGAGCTACAATGATTTCACGAACAATAAAACCGAATGTGGCTATTGTAACCGATGTTTGCCATGATACGCAAACACCTATGATGAATAAAATAAGCAGTGGTGATTTAAGTTGTGGTAAAGGTCCGGTTTTAAGTTACGCACCAGCTGTACAAAATAACTTACTCAAATTAATTATTACTGCCGCTAAAAAAAGTAAAATTGATTTTCAGCGCTTAGCTGCCGCACGTGTTACAGGAACAGATACCGACGCTTTTGCTTTTTCGGCTGAAGGAGTAGCCTCTGCATTAATTTCTCTTCCGCTTCGTTATATGCATACCACCGTGGAAAGTGTTGATAAAAACGATGTGGAAAATGTAATTAAACTGATTTATGCCTCCCTCAAAGAAATTAAAAATAATCAGGATTTCAGATACATCAAATAA
- a CDS encoding aldose 1-epimerase family protein, giving the protein MFVDLHSEYLTVKLNHQGAEIVSIKNTQQHEYIWQANPEIWGRHAPVLFPIVGKLFNNHYSVNNCNYTLPQHGFARDSTFVLIHSNNEECLFQLNHSDKSLQSFPFFFELNINYKLNKNKLQITYTVVNKDTQTIYFSIGAHPGFNILDKNAKNLQNHYLEFEKNELELSELKDGLLANNKRILQLDNHKLWLNTNLFDNDALVLENNQINKISFGSTESDRKIIIECERWPYFGIWSKKNNDQFICLEPWYGITSSVNRDSDFTNKKGIIKLEINSFFECVHSISIL; this is encoded by the coding sequence ATGTTTGTTGATCTCCATTCGGAATATTTAACCGTAAAACTAAATCATCAAGGCGCTGAAATTGTTAGCATAAAAAATACCCAACAACATGAATATATTTGGCAAGCCAACCCGGAAATATGGGGAAGGCACGCCCCTGTTTTATTTCCAATTGTTGGGAAATTATTTAATAACCATTACAGCGTTAACAATTGCAACTATACATTACCTCAGCACGGTTTTGCGCGAGATTCAACATTTGTTTTAATTCATTCCAATAATGAAGAATGCTTGTTTCAATTAAATCATTCAGATAAAAGCCTACAATCATTTCCCTTCTTTTTTGAGTTAAATATTAATTATAAGTTAAATAAAAATAAACTTCAAATAACCTATACCGTAGTCAACAAAGACACTCAAACAATCTATTTTTCCATTGGCGCACATCCCGGCTTTAATATACTGGATAAAAATGCAAAAAATTTGCAGAATCATTATTTGGAATTTGAAAAAAACGAACTAGAACTCTCTGAATTAAAAGATGGATTATTGGCTAACAACAAACGCATTCTACAGCTAGACAATCATAAACTTTGGTTAAACACAAATTTATTTGATAACGACGCATTGGTTTTAGAAAACAATCAAATTAATAAAATTAGTTTTGGATCAACAGAATCGGATCGGAAAATAATTATTGAATGTGAGCGCTGGCCTTATTTCGGAATTTGGAGCAAAAAAAACAACGATCAGTTTATTTGCTTAGAACCCTGGTACGGAATTACATCTTCTGTAAATAGAGATAGTGATTTTACAAATAAGAAAGGAATAATAAAATTAGAAATAAATTCATTCTTTGAATGTGTTCATTCCATTTCAATTCTTTAA
- a CDS encoding LysE family transporter → MLLALIYQTFLIVLFLTFSFGPAFFALINTGIKHGYRAGSLLAIGVVISDFLLCVLMIFLIDYGATNYIKDEKTQRFMGIIAGLILVTFGAFYFKKTAPVKKDAEVNVYVPSGLAMLFKGFFLNILNPAVWFIWLGNVTAVSNTLKYNTFSMILYFGITLGIVLLVELAKVSAAEKLKKFLTEKIMRVINVLTGILLITFGVILVYTHYFN, encoded by the coding sequence TTGCTATTAGCTCTTATATATCAAACTTTCCTTATTGTTCTATTTCTGACCTTTTCATTTGGTCCTGCCTTTTTCGCACTTATTAATACCGGCATTAAGCATGGTTACCGAGCGGGTTCATTACTGGCTATTGGTGTTGTAATCAGTGATTTTTTACTTTGCGTTTTAATGATTTTTTTAATTGATTACGGAGCCACCAACTATATTAAAGATGAGAAAACACAACGATTTATGGGCATTATTGCCGGCTTAATTTTAGTCACCTTTGGTGCATTTTATTTTAAAAAAACGGCGCCCGTAAAAAAAGATGCGGAAGTAAACGTATATGTTCCTTCAGGGTTAGCTATGTTGTTTAAAGGTTTTTTCTTAAACATTTTAAACCCGGCCGTTTGGTTTATTTGGCTTGGTAATGTTACGGCTGTAAGCAACACGTTAAAGTATAATACATTTAGTATGATTCTGTATTTCGGAATTACACTAGGCATAGTACTATTAGTAGAATTAGCCAAGGTTTCAGCAGCAGAAAAGCTGAAAAAGTTTTTAACTGAAAAAATAATGCGTGTAATTAATGTTTTAACAGGAATACTTTTAATAACGTTTGGTGTTATTTTGGTATACACACATTACTTTAATTGA
- a CDS encoding M3 family oligoendopeptidase, whose product MIRKYIQKDFSVTTWALLKPYYDELLGRKINSISELEQWLKDNSELSAVVSENMAWRYIKMTCDTNNESLRNSFNDFIQNIEPNIAPISNELNKKLYECEFAGKLTKQGYAIYLRGVKNAIELFRTENIPLQTQMQELEQEFGAISGKQSIEYKGEKITLQKASIYLKDLNRNIREEVYHLIQNRRMDDESALNDLFTKLIALRHQIANNAGFENYRDYKHKALARFDYQVKDCLAFHDSVKKFVAPLIVQNDLRRKEKLKLSDYRPWDTSVDEDGEAPLKPFNGSLDLIEKTIMCFEKIDPFFGECIKTMHEMKRLDLDSRIGKAPGGYQYPLYETEVPFIFMNAVGLHRDLVTMVHEGGHAIHSFLNAGLELVEFKSPPSEVAELASMSMELISMEHWDVFFTNESDLKKAKQQQLQSVIDALPWIAAVDKFQHWIYLNPMHNTEERYENWLEIMKEFGSSVVNYSGLENNLKRKWQMQLHLFEVPFYYIEYGFAQLGAIAMWRQYKENPVKGIENYKKALSLGYTASIPDIYAAGGIKFDFSPEYVKELMEFVNLEYHSI is encoded by the coding sequence ATGATTAGAAAATACATTCAAAAAGATTTCTCCGTTACAACCTGGGCATTACTAAAACCCTATTACGACGAATTGTTGGGCAGAAAAATTAATTCAATTTCAGAACTTGAGCAATGGCTTAAAGATAATTCTGAATTATCAGCAGTAGTAAGCGAAAACATGGCCTGGCGTTATATTAAGATGACTTGTGATACCAATAACGAAAGTTTACGCAATAGCTTTAACGATTTTATTCAGAATATTGAACCCAACATTGCTCCAATATCTAATGAACTCAATAAAAAACTATATGAGTGTGAATTTGCCGGCAAATTAACCAAACAGGGCTACGCTATTTATTTGCGTGGCGTTAAAAATGCAATAGAATTATTCCGAACGGAAAATATTCCCTTGCAAACCCAAATGCAAGAACTAGAGCAGGAGTTTGGAGCAATATCCGGGAAACAAAGTATAGAATATAAGGGCGAAAAAATAACGCTTCAAAAAGCTTCAATTTATTTAAAAGATTTAAATAGAAATATACGCGAAGAAGTCTATCACCTTATCCAAAACAGAAGAATGGACGATGAATCGGCCTTAAATGATTTATTCACTAAATTAATTGCGTTAAGACATCAAATTGCAAATAATGCCGGATTCGAAAATTACCGAGATTATAAACATAAAGCTTTAGCTCGATTTGATTATCAAGTGAAGGATTGTTTGGCATTTCACGATTCAGTTAAAAAATTTGTAGCGCCATTAATAGTACAAAATGATTTACGAAGAAAAGAAAAATTAAAACTATCTGATTACAGGCCCTGGGATACCTCGGTGGATGAGGATGGAGAAGCTCCTCTGAAACCCTTTAATGGGTCACTAGATTTGATTGAAAAAACAATAATGTGCTTCGAAAAAATTGATCCTTTTTTTGGTGAATGCATTAAAACAATGCATGAAATGAAACGGCTTGATTTAGACAGCAGAATTGGTAAAGCCCCGGGAGGGTATCAATATCCGCTTTATGAAACTGAAGTGCCTTTTATTTTTATGAATGCAGTTGGACTACACAGAGATTTAGTAACCATGGTTCACGAAGGAGGACATGCCATACATTCTTTTTTAAATGCAGGTTTGGAATTAGTGGAGTTTAAATCGCCACCAAGTGAAGTAGCAGAATTAGCAAGCATGAGCATGGAACTGATAAGTATGGAACATTGGGATGTTTTTTTTACCAATGAATCCGATTTAAAAAAAGCTAAACAACAACAATTACAAAGTGTGATAGATGCATTGCCTTGGATTGCGGCTGTAGATAAATTTCAGCATTGGATCTATCTAAATCCAATGCACAATACCGAAGAGCGCTATGAAAACTGGTTGGAAATTATGAAGGAGTTTGGAAGTAGTGTAGTAAATTATTCTGGCTTGGAAAATAATTTAAAAAGGAAATGGCAAATGCAATTACACTTGTTTGAGGTACCTTTTTATTATATTGAATATGGTTTTGCTCAATTAGGAGCAATTGCTATGTGGAGACAGTACAAGGAAAATCCGGTTAAAGGAATTGAAAATTATAAAAAAGCACTTTCATTAGGATATACGGCTAGTATTCCTGATATATATGCTGCCGGCGGAATAAAATTTGATTTTAGTCCGGAATATGTAAAGGAGTTAATGGAGTTTGTTAATCTGGAATATCATTCTATTTAA
- a CDS encoding GH3 auxin-responsive promoter family protein gives MAIIGSIIKQMINVRAKIPSRRSVYKSQIRELRKLMLKAQFTSFGKKYEFNELVLLEDPIKIFQSKVPLHDYQIIFDGWWHRALKGEKDVCWPGKIKYFALSSGTADSSSKHIPVTKNLIKSIQKGTLKQILSTKHLNLSEKQYETEILFVGGSTNLSYNGTYFYGDLSGITTGTQPRWFQNFSLPGPNITAIATWEEKIQEIVLNAKKWDIGFICGVPAWIQILFERIIKHYNLKNIHDVWPNLAIYVHGGVAIHPYKKSIDSLCGKSIIYLDTYLASEGFIAFQERPNEHQAMKLLTDNKMFFEFIPFNDKYFDADGNLKPNATALNITQVELNTEYALVITNCAGAWRYLIGDTIKFTDLQRCEIIITGRTKHFLSLCGEHVSVDNMNQAIKLAAADLNIIINEYCVAGIPYEGMFAHHWYIGSDKKIDAELIAESIDTHLKNLNDDYITERKHALKNVIVTVLPNQTFIDFLASKNKLGGQSKFPRVIKGKHLNEWLAFLENNKTF, from the coding sequence ATGGCCATCATCGGTTCCATCATAAAACAAATGATTAACGTAAGGGCAAAAATCCCCTCGCGTAGAAGTGTGTATAAATCTCAAATACGGGAACTGAGAAAGCTGATGTTGAAAGCGCAATTTACTTCGTTTGGAAAAAAATATGAATTCAATGAGCTGGTTCTTTTAGAAGACCCCATTAAAATTTTTCAAAGCAAAGTACCGTTACATGATTATCAAATAATTTTTGATGGTTGGTGGCACCGCGCACTTAAAGGAGAAAAAGATGTGTGTTGGCCCGGTAAAATAAAATACTTTGCTTTAAGCAGCGGCACAGCTGATTCTTCAAGTAAACATATTCCGGTTACCAAAAACTTAATTAAATCCATTCAAAAAGGAACACTTAAACAAATTTTATCTACTAAACATTTAAATTTATCTGAAAAACAGTATGAAACTGAAATTTTATTTGTTGGCGGAAGTACCAACTTAAGTTATAACGGAACTTACTTTTACGGAGATTTAAGCGGAATTACAACAGGCACGCAACCCAGGTGGTTTCAAAATTTTAGTTTGCCCGGACCCAATATCACCGCAATAGCAACTTGGGAAGAAAAAATACAAGAAATTGTTTTAAACGCTAAAAAATGGGACATCGGTTTTATATGTGGTGTTCCGGCCTGGATTCAAATATTATTTGAACGAATTATTAAGCATTATAACTTAAAAAACATTCATGATGTCTGGCCTAACTTGGCTATTTATGTTCATGGCGGAGTAGCTATTCATCCGTATAAAAAAAGCATCGATTCGCTTTGCGGAAAATCTATTATTTATTTAGATACTTACCTTGCGTCTGAAGGTTTTATTGCTTTTCAGGAAAGGCCTAACGAACATCAGGCTATGAAATTACTAACGGATAATAAAATGTTTTTTGAGTTTATTCCATTTAATGATAAATATTTTGATGCTGATGGTAATTTAAAACCGAACGCAACGGCCTTAAATATTACACAGGTTGAATTAAATACAGAATATGCTTTAGTCATAACAAATTGTGCCGGTGCGTGGCGTTATTTAATTGGCGACACCATTAAATTTACCGACTTGCAACGATGTGAAATAATTATTACCGGAAGAACCAAACATTTTTTAAGTCTTTGTGGAGAACATGTTAGCGTTGATAATATGAATCAGGCCATAAAACTAGCTGCCGCAGATTTGAATATTATTATTAATGAATATTGTGTTGCCGGCATACCGTATGAAGGAATGTTTGCGCACCATTGGTATATCGGATCTGATAAAAAAATAGATGCTGAGTTAATTGCCGAAAGTATTGACACGCATCTTAAAAATTTAAATGACGACTATATAACGGAAAGAAAACACGCCCTAAAAAATGTAATTGTAACCGTATTACCCAATCAAACATTTATTGATTTTTTGGCCAGTAAAAACAAATTAGGCGGTCAAAGTAAATTCCCAAGAGTAATTAAAGGAAAACATCTAAACGAATGGTTGGCTTTTTTAGAAAATAATAAAACATTTTAA
- a CDS encoding GIY-YIG nuclease family protein — protein sequence MFFVYILYSKKLNKYYTGQTDNLHTRLLSHKKGISTYTSSSDDWQLVYSESFHTRAEAIKRESQIKRKKSKKYIEFLIQSS from the coding sequence ATGTTTTTTGTATATATACTGTATTCTAAAAAATTAAATAAATATTACACCGGGCAGACTGACAACTTGCATACCCGGTTACTCTCTCATAAAAAAGGTATTTCAACTTACACTTCAAGCAGTGATGATTGGCAATTAGTTTACTCTGAATCCTTTCATACAAGAGCTGAGGCCATTAAAAGAGAGTCTCAAATCAAAAGAAAAAAAAGTAAAAAATACATTGAATTCTTAATTCAATCTTCTTAG
- a CDS encoding PspC domain-containing protein, with amino-acid sequence MIDKIVRWFEQQAFGVCAWWGKKLGIKSTTVRMYFIYLSFFTFGSPVIIYFVMAFILEHKNYFKPFYKKKRPSVWDIE; translated from the coding sequence ATGATTGATAAAATTGTTCGCTGGTTTGAACAGCAAGCCTTTGGTGTTTGTGCATGGTGGGGAAAAAAACTTGGGATAAAGAGCACCACGGTGAGAATGTATTTTATTTATCTGTCATTTTTTACATTTGGGAGTCCGGTTATTATTTATTTTGTTATGGCTTTTATATTAGAACATAAAAATTATTTTAAGCCGTTTTATAAAAAGAAACGTCCTAGTGTTTGGGACATTGAGTAA
- a CDS encoding tetratricopeptide repeat protein: MIILFNSKRTPFGHLLSIRIMHLLLCAIILFFNHTLIAQNENKLNAAVESIFNKKDYAYQKNRFTSIHDTLKTFNDLKSEFSFLKITAEIAKERKEYLVEMLALNSLGILYNRNGKYQNAIQGFEEGLKISKTNLPDTLTSNLIIRSNIYMNLGNSFYYLQSPERELSSYKNSLAELEKIKTKSSEMKSRFALIYNNLGIGYSNLGDYETGIQYFNQAKALNIELNDSLRLANVDFNIAECYIQLNNNDKALQILKELRNYYLNVRMFEDVAQVNIQISNIYRFGNHNNQALTYALEGLTYSDTTTFSPENQTLYRALSSCYEINGNYKQALYYSKKRQQTADSLDIQNVLYQVKQSELQMQFNNLHITDSVTAANKIQLQGAKLEQRKKQNYFLISIISVVIAALLIIYNRLRIINKQKKIIEEKERITKIQNREISIQKKVIEEKQQELIESLHYAQRIQKAQMPSVKRMIALFERIKR, encoded by the coding sequence ATGATTATTTTGTTTAATTCAAAACGTACTCCCTTCGGTCATTTGCTATCCATACGCATTATGCATTTGTTGCTATGTGCAATAATTTTGTTTTTTAATCACACACTCATTGCACAAAATGAAAATAAACTAAACGCAGCAGTTGAAAGTATTTTTAATAAGAAGGATTACGCCTATCAAAAAAACAGATTTACTTCTATACACGACACTTTAAAAACTTTTAATGATTTAAAAAGTGAATTCTCCTTTCTTAAAATTACCGCAGAAATTGCCAAAGAAAGAAAAGAGTATTTAGTAGAAATGCTTGCGTTGAATTCACTTGGAATTTTATATAACCGCAACGGTAAATACCAAAATGCCATACAGGGTTTTGAAGAAGGTTTAAAGATTTCAAAAACCAACTTACCCGATACGCTTACCTCCAATTTAATTATTAGAAGTAATATTTACATGAATTTGGGAAATAGTTTTTATTACCTCCAAAGTCCGGAAAGAGAACTAAGCAGTTACAAAAATTCATTAGCTGAACTTGAAAAAATTAAAACTAAATCGAGTGAAATGAAAAGCCGATTTGCTTTAATTTATAATAATTTAGGCATTGGGTATTCCAATCTGGGCGACTACGAAACGGGCATACAATATTTTAATCAGGCTAAAGCATTAAATATCGAACTAAATGATAGTTTACGTTTAGCCAATGTTGATTTTAATATTGCTGAGTGTTATATTCAATTAAACAACAATGATAAAGCCTTACAAATATTGAAAGAGCTTCGTAATTATTATCTAAATGTTCGAATGTTCGAAGATGTTGCCCAAGTAAATATTCAGATTTCCAATATATATCGATTTGGCAACCACAATAATCAGGCGCTGACATATGCCCTTGAAGGATTAACATATTCCGATACCACTACTTTTTCGCCTGAGAATCAAACTTTATATAGGGCACTCTCAAGCTGCTATGAAATTAATGGCAATTATAAACAAGCTTTATATTATTCAAAAAAACGTCAGCAAACTGCAGATAGTTTAGATATTCAAAACGTACTTTATCAGGTTAAACAAAGCGAATTGCAAATGCAGTTTAACAATCTTCATATAACCGATAGTGTTACCGCAGCAAATAAAATACAATTACAAGGGGCAAAACTAGAGCAGCGCAAAAAACAAAACTATTTCCTTATCTCCATTATTTCTGTTGTAATTGCTGCTTTGCTTATCATTTATAATCGTTTAAGAATAATCAATAAACAGAAAAAAATTATCGAAGAAAAAGAAAGAATTACAAAAATTCAAAACCGGGAAATTAGTATACAAAAGAAAGTAATTGAAGAAAAACAGCAAGAACTTATTGAGTCTTTACATTATGCACAACGAATACAAAAGGCACAAATGCCCAGTGTAAAAAGAATGATAGCTTTATTTGAAAGAATTAAGCGTTAG
- a CDS encoding DUF3108 domain-containing protein — translation MKLFQIYDGFSIEKLQNRISKSLVILSFIVSYFANTYIVKAQPSCEIKNRQIKPGETLVYEVFYHWGLIWMNAGLSTFEMKRDKLGGKDCFHIIGEGATYKNYDVFYRVRDRFDSWIDTVSFKPYRYIRNTYEGGTKVYNDTYFNYKKNEATCFKIDKKVKVEKDTVKILPCTFDVLTMIYYARTIDYSHCMKGEKIPITLYLDGEIHDSLFIRYLGKEKIKTALGEKQCILFSPLLIKGTIFSGGEGMKVWVTDDDKKIPLLIKTPIVIGEVQVKIKTIKD, via the coding sequence GTGAAATTATTTCAAATATATGATGGATTTAGCATAGAAAAACTTCAGAATCGAATTTCTAAATCCTTAGTAATATTATCTTTTATAGTCAGTTATTTTGCCAATACGTATATAGTTAAAGCGCAACCTAGTTGTGAAATAAAAAACAGACAAATAAAACCGGGCGAAACTTTGGTTTACGAGGTGTTTTATCACTGGGGATTAATTTGGATGAATGCCGGATTATCCACTTTTGAAATGAAACGCGACAAATTGGGAGGTAAAGATTGTTTCCATATTATTGGTGAAGGGGCAACCTACAAGAATTACGATGTGTTTTACCGGGTACGGGATCGTTTCGACAGCTGGATAGATACGGTAAGCTTCAAACCTTACCGATATATTCGCAACACATACGAAGGCGGAACAAAAGTATACAACGATACTTATTTTAATTACAAAAAAAATGAAGCTACCTGTTTTAAAATTGATAAAAAAGTTAAAGTAGAAAAAGACACCGTTAAGATTTTACCCTGCACCTTTGATGTATTAACCATGATTTATTATGCACGAACTATTGATTACAGTCATTGCATGAAGGGAGAAAAAATACCCATCACATTATATTTAGACGGTGAAATACATGACTCACTTTTTATTCGTTATTTGGGCAAAGAAAAGATTAAAACTGCACTGGGCGAAAAACAATGCATATTATTTAGCCCCCTGTTAATTAAGGGAACGATTTTTTCGGGAGGGGAAGGAATGAAAGTTTGGGTGACTGATGATGATAAAAAAATACCATTACTCATTAAAACTCCAATTGTGATTGGTGAAGTTCAGGTGAAAATAAAAACGATAAAAGATTAA
- a CDS encoding transferase hexapeptide repeat family protein: MANVFEFNGYRPVIHPSSFIHPNATVTGNVIIGKKVYVGPGAAIRGDWGEIIIEDGCNVQENCTIHMFPGTTVLLKENAHIGHGAIVHGATIGKNALVGMNSVIMDNAIIGDECIVGALSFVSADSVYEKRKIIVGNPAKAVKEVSDEMIKWKTKGTQLYQQLPADCFSSLKACEPLTRVPPFRMKQQDEYKTWGENKKKK; this comes from the coding sequence ATGGCGAATGTATTTGAGTTTAATGGCTATAGGCCGGTAATTCACCCAAGTTCTTTTATTCACCCAAACGCAACAGTTACGGGCAATGTAATAATTGGTAAAAAAGTTTATGTTGGTCCGGGCGCTGCTATTCGTGGTGATTGGGGCGAAATCATTATTGAAGACGGATGTAATGTGCAAGAAAACTGTACCATTCATATGTTCCCGGGCACTACTGTGTTGTTGAAAGAAAATGCTCACATTGGCCATGGCGCAATAGTTCACGGCGCTACAATTGGGAAAAATGCACTAGTTGGTATGAATAGCGTAATAATGGACAATGCAATTATTGGAGATGAATGTATTGTTGGCGCGCTCAGTTTTGTTTCGGCTGACAGTGTTTATGAAAAAAGAAAAATAATTGTTGGGAATCCTGCAAAGGCCGTAAAAGAGGTGAGTGATGAAATGATAAAATGGAAAACAAAAGGAACACAATTATACCAACAGTTGCCTGCTGATTGTTTTTCGTCTTTAAAAGCGTGTGAGCCCCTAACCAGGGTGCCTCCATTTAGGATGAAACAACAAGATGAATATAAAACCTGGGGAGAGAACAAAAAGAAAAAATGA
- a CDS encoding DUF493 family protein: MKEEDLDKFKQRLVETTSFPTIYMFKFIVESSNRNIALVENLFDEDADIHIKESENGKYTSITAKQVTVAVDDIIKVYRKAMLIKGIMFL; this comes from the coding sequence GTGAAAGAAGAAGACTTGGATAAATTTAAACAGCGTTTGGTGGAAACCACCTCTTTCCCTACAATTTATATGTTTAAATTCATTGTAGAAAGCAGCAACAGAAATATTGCTTTAGTTGAAAATTTATTTGATGAAGATGCCGATATACATATCAAAGAAAGCGAAAATGGTAAATATACCAGCATTACCGCCAAACAAGTTACTGTGGCAGTAGATGATATCATAAAAGTTTATCGAAAAGCCATGTTAATTAAAGGCATAATGTTTCTATAA
- a CDS encoding GIY-YIG nuclease family protein, translated as MFFVYILYSKKLNKYYTGQTDNLHTRLRSHKKGISTYTSSSDDWQLVYSESFQTRAEAIKRESQIKRKKSKKYMEFLIQSS; from the coding sequence ATGTTTTTTGTATATATACTGTATTCTAAAAAATTAAATAAATATTACACCGGGCAGACTGACAACTTGCATACCCGGTTACGCTCTCATAAAAAAGGTATTTCAACTTACACTTCAAGCAGTGATGATTGGCAATTAGTTTACTCTGAATCCTTTCAGACAAGAGCTGAGGCCATTAAAAGAGAGTCTCAAATCAAAAGAAAAAAAAGTAAAAAATACATGGAGTTCTTAATTCAATCTTCTTAG